The Triticum aestivum cultivar Chinese Spring chromosome 7B, IWGSC CS RefSeq v2.1, whole genome shotgun sequence genome window below encodes:
- the LOC123160254 gene encoding F-box protein AFR, with product MSFSSACKQQVLGAGGEEAREEEGAMELIPGLPEEVAEKCLLHLPFLYHRLFRTVSSNWNRFLTDAPGAAAKGSAPPAATATVSLSLPFLFAFAFDPVSRRLQCQALDPFSRRWLLLPPVPCGAAAGSFAVVGLPARGEIYVIGGVEEGGDKAVSSVAVYSAATNGWGQVAGMRTPRGYMAAGEVGGRVVVAGEDGEAEVFDPESARWAPAAARGGAAVARYDAAAAGGKLYVTEGWAWPFERAPRGAVYDAAADAWSDMARGMREGWTGSCAVSGGRMYIVAEYGEWRLKRYDEPRDEWRMVAGGGVPQEVRRPHVVAGQLEEVGGGRRRIYVVGAGLDVAVGTVFQDGAAEEERVEWEVVKGPEEFVGLAPCNAQVLYA from the coding sequence atgaGCTTCTCGTCGGCGTGCAAGCAGCAGGTGCtgggcgccggcggcgaggaggcgagggaggaggagggggcgatgGAGCTCATCCCCGGCCTGCCGGAGGAGGTGGCCGAGAAGTGCCTCCTCCACCTGCCCTTCCTCTACCACCGCCTGTTCCGCACCGTCTCCTCCAACTGGAACCGCTTCCTCACCGACGCGCCGGGGGCCGCCGCCAAGGGCTCGGCcccgccggcggcgacggcgacggtctCGCTCTCCCTGCCGTTCCTCTTCGCCTTCGCCTTCGACCCCGTCTCGCGCCGCCTCCAGTGCCAGGCGCTCGACCCCTTCTCCCGCCGCTGGCTGCTGCTGCCCCCGGTCCCCTGCGGCGCCGCGGCCGGCTCGTTCGCCGTCGTGGGCCTCCCCGCCCGCGGCGAGATCTACGTGATCGGCGGCGTGGAGGAGGGCGGCGACAAGGCGGTGAGCAGCGTGGCGGTCTACAGCGCGGCGACCAACGGCTGGGGGCAGGTGGCCGGCATGAGGACGCCCAGGGGCTACATGGCGGCCGGCGAGGTGGGCGGGcgcgtggtggtcgccggcgaggacGGCGAGGCGGAGGTGTTCGACCCGGAGTCGGCGCGGTGGGCGCCCGCGGCGGCCCGGGGCGGCGCGGCCGTGGCGAggtacgacgcggcggcggcgggcggcaagcTGTACGTGACGGAGGGGTGGGCGTGGCCGTTCGAGCGCGCGCCCCGGGGCGCGGTGTAcgacgcggcggcggacgcgtgGTCCGACATGGCCCGCGGGATGCGGGAAGGGTGGACGGGCTCCTGCGCCGTGTCCGGCGGCCGGATGTACATCGTGGCCGAGTACGGCGAGTGGCGTCTCAAGCGGTACGACGAGCCGCGGGACGAGTGGCGGATGGTGGCCGGCGGCGGGGTGCCGCAGGAGGTGCGGCGGCCGCACGTGGTGGCCGGGcagctggaggaggtcggcggcggcagGCGCAGGATCTACGTGGTCGGCGCCGGCCTCGACGTCGCCGTGGGCACTGTCTTCCAAGacggcgcggcggaggaggagcgggtGGAGTGGGAGGTCGTGAAGGGGCCTGAGGAGTTCGTCGGGCTGGCGCCCTGCAACGCGCAGGTCCTCTACGCCTGA